In Blastopirellula sediminis, the following proteins share a genomic window:
- a CDS encoding efflux RND transporter periplasmic adaptor subunit yields MRILETAAIVLALVSLAFAGCVSQAESHEELHGESHGETEAHADAHGGAHEEAHGESGHHAHKIIVTSPVIQDVISTQQYVCQIHSCKHIEVKALEGGYLEDIRVNEGQEVTKGDLMFKILPTIYQAKLDSESAEMQRIEIELFNAEALNKKGIVSPQEIMLKKAELAKAKANMELAKAELNFTDVKAPFDGIVDRQLCQLGSLIEEGDILTTLSDNSLMWVYFNVPEARYLEYKEELDKNEGSQEEHLTIELKLANGKIFPQHGKIGAIEADFNNTTGNIEFRADFPNPNSLLRNGQTGTILIHRLMKDVFVIPQRATYEILDKRYAYVVDKDNVVHQRDIVVDSEQEDIFVLKSGLAEGEKIIFEGIRQVRDGDKIEYEYRAPEEILNHQKFPAE; encoded by the coding sequence ATGAGAATCCTAGAGACTGCTGCCATTGTCCTGGCGCTGGTTTCCCTTGCCTTTGCCGGCTGCGTCTCGCAGGCCGAATCGCACGAAGAACTACACGGCGAATCCCACGGCGAAACCGAAGCTCATGCCGACGCGCATGGCGGAGCCCACGAAGAAGCTCACGGCGAGTCGGGACATCACGCACACAAGATTATCGTTACCAGCCCGGTGATTCAGGATGTGATCAGCACGCAGCAATACGTCTGCCAGATCCACTCCTGCAAGCACATCGAGGTCAAGGCTCTCGAAGGGGGGTACCTGGAAGATATCCGGGTCAACGAGGGGCAAGAGGTGACGAAGGGGGATCTGATGTTCAAGATTCTCCCGACCATCTATCAAGCCAAGCTTGATTCGGAATCGGCGGAGATGCAGCGGATCGAGATTGAACTGTTCAACGCGGAAGCCCTGAATAAGAAAGGGATCGTTTCCCCGCAGGAAATCATGCTGAAGAAGGCGGAACTCGCCAAGGCGAAAGCCAACATGGAACTGGCCAAGGCTGAGTTGAATTTTACCGACGTCAAAGCGCCGTTCGACGGCATCGTCGATCGTCAGCTTTGCCAGCTAGGAAGCTTGATTGAAGAAGGGGACATTCTCACGACCTTGTCCGACAACAGTCTGATGTGGGTCTACTTCAACGTGCCGGAAGCTCGTTACCTGGAATACAAGGAAGAGTTGGACAAGAACGAAGGCAGCCAGGAAGAGCACCTGACGATCGAGCTGAAGTTGGCCAATGGCAAAATCTTCCCGCAACATGGCAAGATCGGCGCCATCGAAGCCGACTTCAACAACACGACCGGCAACATCGAGTTTCGCGCCGACTTTCCCAATCCGAACAGCCTGCTGCGTAATGGTCAGACCGGTACGATCCTGATTCATCGCCTGATGAAAGACGTGTTCGTCATCCCGCAGCGAGCGACGTACGAGATTCTCGACAAGCGCTACGCGTACGTCGTCGACAAGGACAATGTCGTCCACCAGCGCGACATCGTGGTCGACAGCGAGCAGGAGGACATCTTCGTGCTGAAGAGCGGACTGGCCGAAGGAGAGAAAATCATCTTCGAGGGCATTCGCCAGGTTCGCGACGGCGACAAGATTGAGTACGAATACCGCGCTCCCGAAGAAATCTTGAACCATCAGAAATTTCCAGCCGAGTAA